The following is a genomic window from Prevotella sp. E13-17.
GACTCATCTGAGTGCTGCTGCCAGTACTCCGAGAAAGCATCACAGACTGTTTGGCTGGCAACTTCACCGCAGGAGTGGCCACCCATACCGTCACAGACTACAAACAAGGTTCGCTTGTCTGCAATCTCAACAATATTGAGACTGTCCTCGTTGTTCATCCGAGGGCCTTTCTCTGTAAACTGAATATACTTCATACTCGATATTATTTGATGTTCCACCCTTTGTTATTCAAGAATGCCTTGCACTCATTACAGAAGGATGGTGTTTGAGAGAACTTGTTCCCATGTTCAGCATCTACCATGAAACAATGCTGATTGCTGCAATGATTCAATCCGAAGGAATGCCCCAGCTCGTGCATCATCAACTTCACCAGGTGGTCATTGCTATGCTGTTTTCCTGATGGACGAGTGGATGATATGACTGCCACGTATGCACCTACAGGGCTTACACCGAATATGCCGTATGTAGGTGAAAGTTCATTGGCTTTGAAGATGACCTCATCTGTCAAACCCAGCACAACGTTCCCTTTGCGAAGCCTGGTTAGGTCTTTCAACAATCCTATTCCACTGTAGCGGTTCCGCACTTTATTGTAGTATTCCTTGGGCAGCACCAAAGACTCTTTCTGTATAGAGACGAACGGATAGGCTTCTTTCAGTGCATCAGCCAGCATCTGTGCTTTCTTGGCAGGAAAATCGTCATAGAGATACAGACTGATTTCTCGGACAGTTGATTTCTGTTTAACGATTTCATTGGGCTCAGCCTCTTTTGACGGAGCGTTGCCTTTACCTCCCTGACAAGCTATAAGCATCGTACAGGATAGTAATATCAGACTTTTATAAATTGCCCTATTCATAATAATACAAATTGCCATAATTAAACGTTGTCAATGGGGATTGCACGTCATCCAACTCTTTCATCCGTATTGGTGTCTGTTCTACTCCATATGTTTCCATACAGTCCTTTAGCCGAATGGTGAACTTTTCCATTTCCGTGTCTATCTCATCCTTGGTGGCGGGCATTCCCAAATCAATAGCTTCTTGCAATTCAGAAATAATCATGCCAGAGAACAATCCATGAAGTTTGTACTTCTCTGCAAACTTGTTGGCATAGCACAAAATACCGATGCAAGTTTGTCTCGCAGGAACTGTACATGTTTGTCTGTAATCATGAAGCGTTTGAAACTGCCATCTTTTTCTGGTTTTGAAAACAAACCATATTCATTGCCGTGTCCCAGCATCATTATGACATCATCGGCACGGAGGGCTCGTTGGACATCAGAAGAGGTGTTTCTCTCTGTAATGCACAGCTTCACATCCTCTCGCTGCTGATACAGAAGCGAGAGGACTTGCGTGGTAGGGTCAGTGGCGTGAATGGCTATCATATCAATTCTTTACATCTTTGTTACTTCACCTCTATAGAGGTCATCTGCCATATGAAGAATCAGCTCGTGCATCTCCAAGTCATCCTTGTAGAACTGAGGAATAGATTCGTACCCAATGGCTGCCCCAAGGATGTTACCTGTCACGGCTCCTGTACTGTCGCTGTCGCCACCATGATTAACGGCAGCAATCATGGCATCTTCAAAGCTGTCGAAATGCTTCAAGGAGCAGTAGAGAGCAATAGCCAATGCTTCGTCGCCAGTCCAACCCTCGCCCAAATGACCGATATTCTCCAAGTCTGTCTTGCCATTGTCGAGCAGGAATATGGAACGTTCTGCCAACTCTGCCATACGTTCCACATCGGTGTGGTAGGCGTTGTAGTGCTTGCGAATCATGTCAACACCTTCCATAATATAGCGTTTCATGCTTTTCTGAGTTGGCTCAATATCACGCGCCAGCCTATAGATGACGTGGGACATCAGAGCGGCAGAAATATAGCCCATTGGATGCTGGTGGGTAATTTCTGCTGCTTCACCTGCCAGCAGGTCAGCCTCCTCTATGTTCATCCTGTCTTGGACAGCCGCATACAATGGGATTGGAGCAATACGCATCACACCACCGCATCCCTTGCTGTTATTCATCGGGTCTTTCCCACGATAGATGTCATCCAATGATGACATACAGGTATTGCCTGGCGCACGGCGATGGTTTAGTTCTGGCACATCACTTAGCCAGCAATCTCTGTACTTGGGCGATTTCTTTCCGATTTGGGTCAAATACCATTCAATGTAGGCTCTACAGATACCATACTTCAGCGAAATGCCTTGTTTCTTAGCGTTCAATAGTCCATTGGCGGTAAAGAGTGTCATCTGTGTGTCATCAGAGACAACGGCCCTACCTGCTTGCTCTGCATCTTCCAACCAGTATTGCTTTGTGTCCAAGCGAGTGATACCATGCTCACCATAGCGTTTCTGAATCTCCTCGAAGGAATATATAAACTCCACTGGATAACCCAATGCATCACCGATGGCACCGCCAATCAGCGAGCCGCGTATTCTGTCTTGTAATGTATTCATTGCTTTTCCGTTTTAAAATATTCAAGTACACTATTCCAATCTGGGAACTTCTCCGAACCGAATTCTATCCATTCACCAGCAAACTCACTTGTTCCGTTCTTACCCCGATCATCTATTAAGTAGTCACCCAGACACAAGTCCTTTCGATGAGTGATAACCATACGCTTGTGGAATACATCATCCAGATACATCGTCACCCACGTCACCTTGTCTGACCAAGCAGAGGGGTTCTTCCAAGGTGCTGTGGAGAGGATAAACATGTCGTAGTGCTTCTGCAACTCGTGCATGGCATCGATGGATCCAGGCATGGGCTTCATCAGTCCGAATAGTCCGGGGATTTCGTCCAAGCGTCCTTCATATTTTTGCTTCACCTCTTCACTGACCTGAGCCAAGCCTGACTCAAAATCCACCAAAACATTGTCCATATCTACGAACACACGCTTCTTCCGCTCTACGCCCTTATCACGCTTGTCATAGTTATCTCGCAGTTCTGTGAGTATCGTGCAAAGTTCGTCTTCTGTCAAGATGGTCTTGAACGGATTACTTTCACCACGAGAATGGTAGAGTATCTGACCTCTTGTTGACATCAGTGCTGTACGGAACCTCTCGTTCTGTTCAAACATTGCCTGATATGCCCGACGGACAAGTTGCCCATATTCTTCAGATTGTCTGTCTATAGCGACACCCTTCCACCATACTATTTGGTCTGTCTGCCAACCTGTAGAAGTCATCTTCTTGGCATTCTTGCCCTTCATGGAGCATATCTGCCTCTGTTTGTCCATATCCTTTTGTTTCAACGACTGAAGGAATCCCTCCATGCTGCCGCACACCATGCCGTCAAAACGGAATCCGTTGCTGCACAAGTTGGAAAGGACATCTGCAGGGTAATCACTCTTTGACCATATATCTACAGCCTTACCCCGCCATACTAACCAC
Proteins encoded in this region:
- a CDS encoding archaemetzincin, with protein sequence MNRAIYKSLILLSCTMLIACQGGKGNAPSKEAEPNEIVKQKSTVREISLYLYDDFPAKKAQMLADALKEAYPFVSIQKESLVLPKEYYNKVRNRYSGIGLLKDLTRLRKGNVVLGLTDEVIFKANELSPTYGIFGVSPVGAYVAVISSTRPSGKQHSNDHLVKLMMHELGHSFGLNHCSNQHCFMVDAEHGNKFSQTPSFCNECKAFLNNKGWNIK
- a CDS encoding ADP-ribosylglycohydrolase family protein, yielding MNTLQDRIRGSLIGGAIGDALGYPVEFIYSFEEIQKRYGEHGITRLDTKQYWLEDAEQAGRAVVSDDTQMTLFTANGLLNAKKQGISLKYGICRAYIEWYLTQIGKKSPKYRDCWLSDVPELNHRRAPGNTCMSSLDDIYRGKDPMNNSKGCGGVMRIAPIPLYAAVQDRMNIEEADLLAGEAAEITHQHPMGYISAALMSHVIYRLARDIEPTQKSMKRYIMEGVDMIRKHYNAYHTDVERMAELAERSIFLLDNGKTDLENIGHLGEGWTGDEALAIALYCSLKHFDSFEDAMIAAVNHGGDSDSTGAVTGNILGAAIGYESIPQFYKDDLEMHELILHMADDLYRGEVTKM